The Metallosphaera hakonensis JCM 8857 = DSM 7519 genome includes the window ATAACGGTGTCCACTTTGGAGGCCGTGAGAATTCTCCACGGGGACACGGAGATGCTAAGGGAGATATTGAGATCGGTACACTTCGTCCTGGACACAGGTAACTTGGTGAACGGTGGCGAAAAAGAAATATTGACCTGAACTAGGATAGAGTTAATGCTCCTCCACAGGGTGAACTGGGACTTCAAGAGAGAAGGAGTGAAAATCAAGGTAAACATTTTGATAACGTTTTACTGGAGGAATCAGTTTATCGAGATCCCTGTGGACGTTGATGAGATAGAGGTTAAATTCGACGGTGTGACCGCAAACTGCTACCCCACCGGTAGTACGGGAAGTTACGTCTGTAGGGTCCTAACTTCGCCTGGTTATCACGTCCTCCATGTCTGGGGATCGCGGTATCAGGGATTGTGGTCTCGTGAGGTAACCGAGGGAGATCTAAACCTGGAGTTTGAGCCGGAGCTAAATGTGGCCCTGAATTTCGTGGGGAAGACCCTTCATGTTTTCGTGAGAGGTTCCCAGGATCTTGACCCCGACATTATCATGGGGAAACTCGATGGAACTCTCATAACCCTGAGGAGAGTGGGACGAGGACACTACGTTTCTGAAATTAATAAGGGGGGAGTTGTTGAGGTTGAAGCGTGTTATCGTAACGATTGTCGGAAAGCCGTGATCACAGCGAATCCCACCCCAAGCTTAAGGGACTGGGATGCAAGATTATGGCTTAACAGGGACCTCTACGGCTATCATGTTGTTGACCTCCTAGGAGAGGGAGGCTTCAGCTACGTTCTCAAGGCCACCTCTCTAGATAGAGTGTTTGCCTTGAAGATTCCCAAGCTCACCTTCTCCCCCTCTAAGGGTATCACTAGGAACGTCTCGGATACCTTGGGAGACCTCTTCAAGGAACAGAGTGCCCTCTTGGAACTCAGTGAACAATCCCCTTTCCTCGTTAAACTTGAGGGAGTTCATGTGGATAAGGAAACTGTGAGGAGAGCTATGATCGATCCCAACTTTTACCTGGAATATCCTCCAATGATTGTCATGGAGTATATGGAGGGAGGACCTGTGACTCGATTGGTGAACGATGACGCGATGTTTTACTCGGATTCGTGGAAGGCGGTAGTGTTCATGATGGTCCAGAGGGTGTCAAGTGGCCTCCTGAAGGTTCACGAAAGGGGTTACGTTCATTGCGACGTTAAGCCCTCCAACATATTGCTGGATCACAGACCCCCTACAACGGCTATGGAGCTTCTAGGGGAGCTTAAGTCCAGACATGTTAACCCTAAGTTGGCAGATCTGGGATCTGCAGTAAAGAACGGGAGTACCCCACCTGGGGCGACTTTGGAATATGCATCCATAGAACAGGTCAACTCCCTATTTTCGAGGGGAGTGAATTGGACCGACGATATTTACTCCCTGGGGGCCACCCTGTTCTACTTGCTAACAAGGAAGTACCTGAACGAGCCCATCTTGGCCGACATGGAGAAGGCGTTTAGCACGGGGAAGAAATTGAACAATTCCTTATATCGAAAGAGAGATTTCACCCCTCTTCTCAACTCCGGCCTGGACTCCAAGGTAACCTCATTCATAAGGGAAATGACCTCCGAGAGAGCGGAGGATAGGCCTAGCGCTGTGAAAGTCTTCAATTTCTTTAGCTCCTTACTCTAAAGAAGTGGCAAATCTTGGATGATGACCCAATGAAGAAAGATGTTAAGTGAATATCCCTACGTAGTCGATTCTAGAATGTTGAATTAAATTCATTATAGCCATTTTCGTATAGGAAATGTGAGCGTATCTTCTCATTCATAAATCACAATTCAAGAAAATCCTGGATCGTTGTAGGATGAGGATTTGCGTTTGAGTATCAAAAAAAGATTAATGAAACATAAAAAACCTGAACATTCATTTATCCATGATACAGGACCTATACTTCGCTGGCCATCAAGCTCTCTCTCGAGCTCTCCTCCAGTGATTTCCTCTTAGTCTCTGGAATGGCGACGAACGTCAAAACGGCGGCCACAGCTGATATGGCTGCAAGGAAATATACCGCGAAGGATTCGCCGAACTCATGAAATAGCGAAGGGAAGACGAAAGATGTTAAAGTTGCCCCTATTCTACCGGAGGCCACTGTGAGTGACTGTATGAACCCTCTGACCTTTGTTGGAGCCAGCTCCACGCCAAGAATCCCAGAGGCTGATACGGATCCTGGTCCCGCCTGAGAGCCCAGGTTCTGAAGCCCATAAAGGAAGAACGCGATAGCCGGACTAAAGGACGCTCCTGCGGAGCTCTTGTAAAATGCAAAGGACATTAAGGATAGGGCCATTACCACGAAGCCAACAACTTGAAGTGGTTTCCTACCAACTCTGTCAATTAAGGATAGGGCTACGATCCCTCCAGGTATGGTGAAGGCTCCCTCAATTAGAAGTTGAAATATCGCCGGCTTAATACCCAAGCTGCTGGCTATGAGATTGGGACCAAATAGTA containing:
- a CDS encoding protein kinase domain-containing protein, translated to MLLHRVNWDFKREGVKIKVNILITFYWRNQFIEIPVDVDEIEVKFDGVTANCYPTGSTGSYVCRVLTSPGYHVLHVWGSRYQGLWSREVTEGDLNLEFEPELNVALNFVGKTLHVFVRGSQDLDPDIIMGKLDGTLITLRRVGRGHYVSEINKGGVVEVEACYRNDCRKAVITANPTPSLRDWDARLWLNRDLYGYHVVDLLGEGGFSYVLKATSLDRVFALKIPKLTFSPSKGITRNVSDTLGDLFKEQSALLELSEQSPFLVKLEGVHVDKETVRRAMIDPNFYLEYPPMIVMEYMEGGPVTRLVNDDAMFYSDSWKAVVFMMVQRVSSGLLKVHERGYVHCDVKPSNILLDHRPPTTAMELLGELKSRHVNPKLADLGSAVKNGSTPPGATLEYASIEQVNSLFSRGVNWTDDIYSLGATLFYLLTRKYLNEPILADMEKAFSTGKKLNNSLYRKRDFTPLLNSGLDSKVTSFIREMTSERAEDRPSAVKVFNFFSSLL